The nucleotide sequence CTGCTTTACAGCGAGTTGCTGTTGGGACAATTGCGGCCCCAGAGCCGGCTGCGACGCTACGCCGAGGAGATTCAGCGTGCCGGAGAACGTGGCACTACGCTGGTGAACCAGCTGCTGGCCTACACCGGCCAGCAGGCGTTCCACCCTCAGCCGGTGGACCTCAATGAACTGCTGGCGGACATGGATGACCTGCTGCGGCGGCTATTGGGCGAGGATGTGGAGTTGGGTCTGGAGTTGGCGGCGGACGCCGGTTGGGTTCTGGCCGATCGCTCGCAACTGGAGCAGATGATTCTGAACCTGGCCGCCAATGCGCGCGATGCCATGCCTTCAGGCGGACGCCTGACCCTGAAGACCGCCAGAACCGAAGCCGCGGGAACCGCTTATGGTCCGGTCCCCGCCCTGGGTTGTGTCCTGCTGGAAGTGCGGGACACCGGGGTGGGGATGAATACGGAGACGCGGCAGCGCGCGTTCGACCCCTTCTTCACCACCAAAGTCCCAGGCAAGGGGACCGGGCTGGGTCTGGCCACGGTGGAACGCGTAGTGAAGGGCGCGGGCGGCGCCATCCAGCTGGAAAGCCATCCCGGGCGCGGCACCATGGTCCGCATCCTGCTGCCGCAAGTCGAGGGAATAGTCGAGGAAGGCACGGGCTTGCTCCCCGCACCCGGGGAAAGGGACGTTCGGGAGACCGTGTTGCTGGTCGAGGACGAAGACGCCGTAAGGCACTCGCTGGCGGAATCGCTGGAGCTGTGCGGCTACCGCGTGCTCACGGCCCGGCGCGGCCAGGATGCACTCAAGGTTCTGGGTGATCATGAGGGACCGGTGCATTTGGTCATCACCGATCTGGTGATGCCCGGCATGAATGGACGCGAATTGGGCGACAAGTTGGCTCGCTTGCGGCCCGGATTGCCGGTCCTGTTCATCTCCGGCTATAGCGATGAGGCCCGGGTGGCGCCGCTCCGCGGCCGTCCCTTCTTCGCTAAACCGTTTTCCGCCGCCAGCTTCGTGCGCCGGGTGCGGGAAGTGCTGGACGCCACGGCAGACCCGGGTGCCCAACTCGCAACCTGAGAATGTAGCCGCCGGGGGAGAGAGGACATACAATGCAGCCCACCGTCACCATGCCAGCGGTTCGAGAGCCACCGCGCCCGGATGCCTTGCAGGTGCTCATCGTGGACGATGAACCCGCCGTCCGCGAGGGCTGCCGCGAAGTAGCCGAAGGTTTGGGGTTTCGGGTGTCGGTGGCCGACGGCGCCACCGCCGCCTACCGCATCCTCGAGTCCGAGAGCATCGACCTGTGCTTGCTGGACCTGCGGCTGCCCGGCGCCAGCGGACTCGAGGTTTTGCAGGAAATCCGCCGCCGCCGCCCGGAGGCCGAGGTGGTGGTGATCACCGGCTATGCCACGGTGCAATCGGCGGTCGAGGCCATGAAACTGGGTGCGTGCGACTATGTCGCCAAGCCCTTTCACGTCGACGAACTGCGACTCCTGCTGGAGCGCGTGGCGCGCCAGATTCGCCTCTCTACCGAGAACCGGGTCCTGCGGGAGAAGGTGCGCAACCGCAAAGGGTTTGCCGGGATGGTGGGCCACTCGCGGGAGATGGAGAAGCTCTACCGCATCATCTCCAAGGTCGCCTCCAGCACGCACCCGGTCCTGATCCAGGGCGAGAGCGGCACCGGCAAGGAACTGGTGGCCCGCTCCATCCACTTCTCCGGCTCCTATCGCGACAAGCCCTTCATCCCGGTGGACTGCGGAGCCCTGGTGCCCACGCTGATCGAGAGCGAGCTGTTCGGCTACGTCAAAGGCGCTTTCACCGGAGCCACCCGCACCAAGGAGGGCTTGTTGGCCATTGCGGACCGCGGGACCGTGTTCCTGGACGAGATTGCGGAGCTGCCCGTGGACCTGCAGGCCAAGCTGCTGCGGGCGCTGCAGGAGAAGGAGATTCGGCCGGTAGGCAGCACCCGCCGCGTGCCCATCCAGGTGCGCATCCTGGCAGCCACCAACCGCGACCTGGAGGCGGCGGTGCAACAGGGAACGTTTCGCAAGGACCTCTACTTCCGCCTCAATGTGGTGAACCTGAGGATCCCGCCCCTGCGTGAGCGCCGCGAGGACATCCCGCTGCTGGTGGGCCATTTTCTCGAGCGCCTGGCGCGTTCTACAGGGACGGAGAGAACCCTGGCCGACGATGCCCTGGAACGCATGATGTCCTATGACTGGCCGGGCAACGTGCGGGAGCTGGAGAACTCCATCGAGCGCGCCTGGGCGCTGAGTTCGGGGCCGGTGCTCCACACGTCGGACCTACCCACCACCCTGCAAGGCATATCGGCGCTTGCCGCTGGCGCCTCCGCCGACCACGGAATCGTTTCCCTGCAGGAACTGGAGAAGAGAGCCATTCTGGAAGCGCTGCAGCGCCTGAACGGCGACAAGCTGCTGGCGGCGCGGCTGCTGGGCATTGGCAAGACTACCCTCTACCGCAAGCTCAAGGAGTACGGCGTTCAGGAATAGAACCAAAGCATGTTCCACGCCGGGAAGAAAGCGGCTCACACCATGCGTAAATCACGTGTTTTCAGCAGCCGATGTTCTGGTCGACGACATGCATCAGGATCGGGCATGATCCTGCTCGTGACTTCTTCGCCCATGGCCCGGCGCTGTGCAGCGGCCATCACGCAAACCGTCGGAGAGAAGGTGCTGGTGGCGGCCAGCGTGCGCCGCGCAGCTACGCTGTTGCGCTCCTTGGAGTTTTCAGCCCTGGTGGTGGACCAGCCGTTGGTGGAGGCCGACGCTCGCGGCGCCGAGGTGTTGCTGTCGCGCGCCGGCACGGCCATCCCGGTGTCCGTCAATCTCTCCATTAGCGCCGCGGAGCGAGTGGCCCGCGACGTCCAGGCCGGGCTTTGGCGCCGCGTCCTTGAGCAGCAGATCGCCCTGCGTGCGGTCCGCCAGCAACTGAATGCTCAACTGAACGACCCGCTGACCGGGATCCTGCTTTCCTCGCAACTCGCGCTTGCCGAGCCCGCCCTGCCGCCCGCCGTGGTGGAGAAGCTGCGCAGCGTTTACGAGCAGGCCATGCTGCTGAAGTCGCGGCTGCAATCCGCAGGCAGCTAGCGGCTAGCCGCCGGCTGCCAAGCTCCGCGGCTTGCTCTGTGTTATCTTGTCCGCTCATCTCACCGGGAGGCTCTCGTGTCCGACGTCAAAATCATTGTGAAGAAGAACGGCCCCTACCGGGTCGAGGGTGAAGTGAAGCTGGTGGACTTGGACGGCAACGAGTGGGACCTCGCCGGCAAGCCCGCCTTTTCCCTGTGCCGCTGCGGGCACTCTTCCAACAAGCCGTTCTGCGACGGCACCCACAAGACGGTTAACTTCGTGGCGGAAGACACAGCACCCAAGAAACCTCAGGCGGGGTGACCACTCCGGTCAGTGGATCGTTCTGGTCTTCCTCGACATGTAGTCCATCAGCAGGTACTGGCCGAGCGTGTAGGGTGTGGTGAAGTAGGCCTTGCCGCGGCACATCTCCGTGACCTTCTGCACGAATTGCACCAGGCCGTAGTCCGAAGCCAGCATGAAGGTGTTGATGAGGATGCCGGCGCGCTTGCACTTGGACACTTCTTCCAACGTCTGGCTGACCACCAGCGGATCGAGGCCGAAGGCGTTCTTGTAGATGCGGCCGTCCTCGAGCGTGAGCGCTGAGGGCTTGCCGTCGGTGATCATCACGATCTGACGCATGTCCTTGCGCTGTCGGTCCAGAATGCGCTGCGCCAGGCGCAGTCCTTCGCGGGTGTTGGTGTAGTAGGGGCCGACCTTGACGCGCGCCAACTGCGAGAGCGGCACTTCCTCGGCAGAGTCGTGGAAGAGAACCAGGGAGAGCGAGTCGCCGGGATACTGGGTTCGGATGAGTTGCGAGAGCGCCATGGCGACCTTCTTGGCCGGAGTGAAGCGGTCTTCGCCGTAGAGGATCATGGAGTGCGAGCAATCCAGCATGAGCACGGTGGCGCACGAAGACTGGTACTCGCACTGGTGCACCTGCAAGTCGGAATACTCGAGGTTGAGCGGAACCCGCAGCCCCTCGCGCTGGATGGCGCTGGCCAGGGTGGCGTTGATGTCGAGGTTGAGGGTATCGCCGAACTCGTAGGGTTTGGGCGCGCCCGAGGTCTCGATACCGGTGGCCAGGTCCCGGGTGTCATGACGGCCGAAGCTCGCGCGCCCCAAGGACGCCAGCAAGTCGCGCAGGGCCTTGAAGCCCAGGAAGTCCAGGCTCTTGTCGGTGATCTCGAAGCGGGCGCGGCCCTCCAGCCGGTCGGCGTGGCCGGGCAACTCTGATTCTTCCGTCCTTTCGTGCGGCGGGTCGATGGAAATGTAGTCTTCCTGCTCCAAGCGCTCGACCAGCCGGTCCACCAGCTCGTCGAACGCGCCCTCGGACCTCAGACGTTCGATCTGTTCGCGCAGGGCGTCGTCGAGCAAATCGCTCGACGCCAGGGCCTGCTCGATGGCGCGCCGCAGCTCGTCCAGAGTCTGTTCGCCGCGCATCTCGTAGAAGCCCAGGTAGGAGCTCTGGAAGCCGCTCTGCAGCAGGTAGTCGGAGAGGGCGTTGAGCAGGTCCTCCAGGCTCATCTCCCCGGCGGCGTCAGCGACGTACTTGCTGTAGCGGACGAACTTCATGGCA is from Terriglobales bacterium and encodes:
- a CDS encoding ATP-binding protein; protein product: MAPPVGTRPADRFSLLLEQAALAQENSRQLLRAVLLASPLPTLATGIGGEVLLWNPAAERMFGWKASEVLGGPLPIVPDEEEAQFQELHRRVLEGGQLAEAAVRRRRRDGSSVEVVLSSAPICDATGTVIGTMAVLEDVGGRRKLEEDLRQAQKLEALGRLAAGVAHDFNNLTTAVLLYSELLLGQLRPQSRLRRYAEEIQRAGERGTTLVNQLLAYTGQQAFHPQPVDLNELLADMDDLLRRLLGEDVELGLELAADAGWVLADRSQLEQMILNLAANARDAMPSGGRLTLKTARTEAAGTAYGPVPALGCVLLEVRDTGVGMNTETRQRAFDPFFTTKVPGKGTGLGLATVERVVKGAGGAIQLESHPGRGTMVRILLPQVEGIVEEGTGLLPAPGERDVRETVLLVEDEDAVRHSLAESLELCGYRVLTARRGQDALKVLGDHEGPVHLVITDLVMPGMNGRELGDKLARLRPGLPVLFISGYSDEARVAPLRGRPFFAKPFSAASFVRRVREVLDATADPGAQLAT
- a CDS encoding sigma-54 dependent transcriptional regulator, with the protein product MQPTVTMPAVREPPRPDALQVLIVDDEPAVREGCREVAEGLGFRVSVADGATAAYRILESESIDLCLLDLRLPGASGLEVLQEIRRRRPEAEVVVITGYATVQSAVEAMKLGACDYVAKPFHVDELRLLLERVARQIRLSTENRVLREKVRNRKGFAGMVGHSREMEKLYRIISKVASSTHPVLIQGESGTGKELVARSIHFSGSYRDKPFIPVDCGALVPTLIESELFGYVKGAFTGATRTKEGLLAIADRGTVFLDEIAELPVDLQAKLLRALQEKEIRPVGSTRRVPIQVRILAATNRDLEAAVQQGTFRKDLYFRLNVVNLRIPPLRERREDIPLLVGHFLERLARSTGTERTLADDALERMMSYDWPGNVRELENSIERAWALSSGPVLHTSDLPTTLQGISALAAGASADHGIVSLQELEKRAILEALQRLNGDKLLAARLLGIGKTTLYRKLKEYGVQE
- a CDS encoding CDGSH iron-sulfur domain-containing protein translates to MSDVKIIVKKNGPYRVEGEVKLVDLDGNEWDLAGKPAFSLCRCGHSSNKPFCDGTHKTVNFVAEDTAPKKPQAG
- a CDS encoding VWA domain-containing protein, which translates into the protein MKFVRYSKYVADAAGEMSLEDLLNALSDYLLQSGFQSSYLGFYEMRGEQTLDELRRAIEQALASSDLLDDALREQIERLRSEGAFDELVDRLVERLEQEDYISIDPPHERTEESELPGHADRLEGRARFEITDKSLDFLGFKALRDLLASLGRASFGRHDTRDLATGIETSGAPKPYEFGDTLNLDINATLASAIQREGLRVPLNLEYSDLQVHQCEYQSSCATVLMLDCSHSMILYGEDRFTPAKKVAMALSQLIRTQYPGDSLSLVLFHDSAEEVPLSQLARVKVGPYYTNTREGLRLAQRILDRQRKDMRQIVMITDGKPSALTLEDGRIYKNAFGLDPLVVSQTLEEVSKCKRAGILINTFMLASDYGLVQFVQKVTEMCRGKAYFTTPYTLGQYLLMDYMSRKTRTIH